A region of Clostridia bacterium DNA encodes the following proteins:
- a CDS encoding FGGY-family carbohydrate kinase, whose product MYESLAATYGEVIRKLEAVSGIRTQTVHIVGGGANADLLSKLTASATGLTVVAGPVEATVIGNCLAQLLAAGEIGSLAEGRCIVRESTQMKAFCP is encoded by the coding sequence ATATACGAAAGCCTGGCTGCGACATACGGCGAGGTCATACGGAAACTGGAAGCGGTTTCGGGCATACGAACTCAAACAGTTCACATAGTGGGCGGAGGCGCTAATGCCGACTTGCTGTCGAAGCTGACAGCGTCGGCGACCGGGCTCACTGTAGTTGCCGGTCCTGTGGAGGCTACGGTCATCGGCAATTGCCTGGCGCAACTGCTCGCCGCGGGAGAGATTGGAAGCCTGGCCGAAGGCAGATGCATAGTGAGAGAGTCTACGCAGATGAAGGCTTTCTGTCCATGA